One Solanum lycopersicum chromosome 2, SLM_r2.1 genomic region harbors:
- the LOC101252472 gene encoding PH-like superfamily protein (The RefSeq protein has 1 substitution compared to this genomic sequence), whose amino-acid sequence MAVNPQLFRNGMPVPFVNELFVLARDGVEFEVDKIPGVGAVKAKGTVYLSNIRMVFVSIKPVENFIAFDMPLLYVHGEKFNQPIFFCNNICGHVDPVIPVNENRALFSTHSFKILFKEGGCGTFIPLFFNLIASVRQYHQQSREEARVDPLQAAQTPVDEMMRHAYVDPNDPTRIFLQQPSTESQLRRRTYQSTS is encoded by the exons ATGGCGGTGAATCCTCAACTATTTCCGAATGGGATGCCTGTGCCTTTCGTCAATGAACTCTTCGTCTTGGCCAGAGATGGAGTCGAGTTTGAGGTCGACAAGATCCCTGG AGTAGGAGCAGTAAAAGCAAAGGGAACAGTCTATTTGTCCAACATTCGGATGGTCTTTGTTTCAATTAAGCCTGTGGAGAACTTCATTGCATTTGACATGCCCCTG CTTTATGTCCATGGCGAGAAATTCAACCAACCAATATTTTTCTGTAATAATATATGTGGACATGTGGATCCA GTTATACCAGTAAATGAAAATAGGGCCTTGTTTTCCACTCACTCATTCAAGATTTTGTTCAAGGAAGGTGGTTGTGGAACTTTTATCCctctatttttcaatttaattgcCTCAGTGAGACAATACCACCAACAGTCTAGGGAAGAAGCTAGAGTAGATCCTCTTCAAGCAGCACAAACTCCTGTGGATGAGATGATGAGACACGC TTATGTGGATCCTAATGATCCAACAAGAATTTTCTTGCAGCAGCCTAGTACAGAATCTCAACTCAGGCGTCGAACATACCAGTCAACCAGCTGA